One stretch of Carassius gibelio isolate Cgi1373 ecotype wild population from Czech Republic chromosome B1, carGib1.2-hapl.c, whole genome shotgun sequence DNA includes these proteins:
- the LOC127948899 gene encoding coagulation factor X encodes MSCVFWNFLCLFLIHCVSSEVFLHGQDASQVLSRRRRANTFWEELKKGNMERECVEERCSYEEAREIFEDVKKTDEFWHKYVDGDACLSHPCLHGGECKDAIGSYTCFCHQGYKGYNCEIAIPVLCESKNGGCDHFCSVEEKNVVCSCATGYELANNRKSCQSQDPFKCGAVHPQKTRSTLNNIHINHTENEEETTAEPVTDVTHPPGNDTTSTSGLPERSSVRKLRIVNGTDCLPGDCPWQALLINEDNIGFCGGTILNEYFVLSAAHCMNQSLSTRVIVGEFNTLVDEGREVMHDVDEILIHMNYMAKTYHNDIALIKLSKPIRFNRFIIPACLPERDFAEHVLMLQEDGMVSGFGRVREGGFQSTVLQKLTVPYVDRAKCIESSTFKISNRMFCAGYNQEEKDACQGDSGGPHVTRYKSTWFVTGIVSWGEGCARKGKYGVYTQVSKYITWIHNAMSKVMPEMKAYIKPKAKRELLRKTPVRKV; translated from the exons ATGTCTTGTGTCTTCTGGAATTTTCTCTGCTTGTTTCTAATACACTGTGTGAGTTCAGAAG tcttcctccatgGTCAAGATGCCAGTCAGGTCCTGAGCCGGCGCCGGCGTGCCAACACCTTTTGGGAGGAGCTAAAGAAGGGAAACATGGAGCGCGAGTGTGTTGAGGAGCGCTGCAGTTACGAGGAGGCCAGAGAAATATTTGAGGATGTTAAAAAGACG GATGAGTTCTGGCACAAATATGTTG ATGGAGACGCGTGTTTGTCTCACCCGTGTCTTCATGGCGGCGAGTGTAAAGATGCGATCGGGTCGTACACGTGTTTCTGTCATCAAGGCTATAAGGGATACAACTGTGAGATCG CTATTCCTGTGCTCTGTGAAAGCAAAAACGGAGGCTGTGATCATTTCTGCAGCGTGGAGGAGAAGAATGTTGTCTGTTCATGCGCTACAGGCTATGAGCTGGCCAATAACAGGAAGTCGTGTCAGTCTCAAG ATCCTTTCAAATGTGGTGCTGTCCATCCTCAGAAGACCAGAAGCACCTTAAACAACATACACATCAACCACACTGAGAATGAAGAGGAGACCACCGCCGAACCTGTCACAGACGTCACCCACCCTCCCGGCAATGACACAACCAGCACGTCTGGCCTCCCTGAGCGGTCCTCGGTGAGAAAACTGAGGATCGTGAACGGTACGGACTGTCTTCCTGGAGACTGTCCATGGCAG GCTCTTCTCATCAACGAAGACAACATCGGCTTCTGTGGCGGCACCATCTTAAACGAGTACTTCGTTCTGTCGGCCGCTCACTGCATGAATCAGTCGCTCTCCACCCGGGTGATTGTAG GTGAGTTCAACACGCTGGTCGACGAGGGTCGTGAGGTCATGCACGACGTAGATGAGATTCTGATTCACATGAACTACATGGCTAAGACCTACCACAACGACATCGCCCTCATCAAGCTCAGCAAGCCCATCAGATTCAACAGATTCATCATCCCCGCTTGCCTTCCGGAGCGCGACTTCGCCGAGCATGTGCTGATGCTCCAGGAGGACGGCATGGTGAGCGGCTTCGGCCGAGTGCGTGAGGGTGGCTTCCAGTCCACCGTCCTGCAGAAGCTGACCGTGCCATACGTCGACCGCGCCAAATGCATCGAGTCCAGCACGTTTAAGATCTCCAACCGCATGTTCTGTGCCGGATACAATCAGGAGGAGAAGGACGCGTGTCAGGGCGATAGCGGCGGGCCGCATGTGACACGCTACAAAAGCACATGGTTCGTGACAGGCATAGTGAGCTGGGGCGAAGGGTGCGCCCGGAAGGGCAAGTATGGCGTCTACACGCAggtctccaaatacatcacatGGATCCATAATGCCATGTCCAAAGTCATGCCGGAGATGAAAGCATATATAAAACCCAAAGCAAAGCGGGAGCTGCTGCGGAAGACACCCGTACGCAAAGTCTGA
- the LOC127948900 gene encoding coagulation factor VII gives MLCVLASLCFSKGGFVDSEGWRVFRLQTFEPGAEIHTEALFNMSLLSGFYVLLGLYSCHSATVFVGKDEAHGGLIRTKRANSGWFEELKLGNLERECLEEKCSYEEAREVFEHTEATNEFWKIYNVKDHCASNPCENNGLCSTQNTESYTCLCSPGFSGRNCEQEMKDVPDSCLYDNGGCEHFCTEKDDQRNCSCADGYTLGSDGQKCLRHEAFPCGKVPLLQGAGAAVNPKDDPRSRIVGGAECPKGHCPWQVLLKYGQKGFCGGVIYKPTWILTAAHCLEKLNVKFLKIVAGEHDIQVEEGTEQVIQVEQMLEHPNYKSDTSDNDIALLRLRQPIVYSTYAVPVCLPLRDTAERELWAISKHMVSGWGKRSEDGPTSRLLRRLLVPRIRTQECIESSNVSLTSNMFCAGYIEGKQDSCKGDSGGPLVTRYRDTTFLLGIVSWGKGCARPGSYGIYTRVSNYLQWIHQQTANSTATTQ, from the exons ATGCTGTGTGTCCTGGCATCTCTGTGCTTCAGTAAGGGAGGGTTTGTAGACTCTGAGGGGTGGAGAGTATTTAGACTTCAGACCTTTGAACCTGGAGCAGAGATACACACTGAAGCGCTGTTCAACATGAGTCTCCTTTCAGGGTTTTACGTCCTCTTGGGTCTTTACAGCTGTCATTCTGCTACAG TGTTTGTGGGGAAGGACGAGGCTCATGGGGGTTTGATCCGGACTAAGCGGGCGAACTCGGGCTGGTTTGAGGAGCTGAAATTGGGCAATCTGGAGAGGGAGTGTCTGGAGGAGAAATGTTCGTATGAGGAGGCGCGAGAGGTGTTTGAACACACGGAGGCCACC AATGAGTTCTGGAAGATCTACAATG TTAAAGATCACTGTGCATCAAATCCATGTGAGAATAATGGGCTCTGCTCGACCCAGAACACAGAATCCTACACGTGTCTGTGTTCGCCGGGCTTCAGCGGACGCAACTGTGAGCAGG AGATGAAAGACGTCCCTGACTCCTGTCTTTATGATAATGGGGGCTGCGAGCACTTCTGCACGGAGAAGGACGATCAGCGGAACTGTTCCTGTGCTGATGGATATACCTTAGGGTCAGATGGTCAGAAGTGCCTGAGACACG AGGCTTTTCCGTGTGGGAAGGTTCCTCTTCTTCAGGGGGCAGGTGCTGCTGTGAATCCTAAGGATGATCCGAGATCTCGTATCGTTGGTGGAGCCGAATGTCCTAAAGGACACTGTCCCTGGCAG GTGTTGCTAAAGTACGGTCAGAAGGGTTTCTGTGGAGGTGTGATCTACAAACCCACCTGGATCCTCACCGCCGCCCACTGTTTGGAAAAACTCAATGTCAAGTTTCTCAAGATAGTCGCAG GTGAGCATGACATTCAGGTGGAAGAGGGCACAGAACAGGTGATCCAGGTGGAGCAGATGCTCGAGCACCCCAACTACAAGTCCGACACCTCAGACAACGACATCGCCCTGCTGCGTCTGCGCCAGCCCATCGTCTACAGCACCTACGCCGTCCCCGTCTGCCTGCCGCTGCGAGACACGGCCGAGCGCGAGCTGTGGGCCATCAGCAAGCACATGGTCAGCGGCTGGGGCAAACGCAGCGAGGACGGGCCCACGTCACGCTTACTGCGCCGCCTGCTGGTGCCCCGCATCCGCACGCAGGAGTGCATCGAGAGCAGCAACGTGTCGCTCACCAGCAACATGTTCTGCGCCGGTTACATCGAGGGCAAGCAGGACTCGTGTAAAGGGGACAGCGGTGGGCCTCTGGTGACCCGCTACAGGGACACCACCTTCCTGCTGGGCATTGTGAGCTGGGGCAAAGGCTGTGCCCGACCAGGGTCCTACGGTATTTACACCCGTGTCTCCAACTACCTGCAGTGGATCCACCAACAAACAGCCAACTCTACAGCTACAACACAATGA